tgcttCTTGACATTCCATTTGAGACATGATTTGCCcctttcctttttctaccatagatattgcttttatagactttccgagctagatcacccccccccccccatacggGTTAGGTTACCTGCCCACTTCAGTCTACTGAATCTACCAGATTTCATTCACAATCAGACAATCGTGGTATTGCTCACACACTTTTTCTTTCGATAGGCTGCAGAATCGTCCCTTCTTCTGAAAAGGATAACACaaatttcagaggatttttctTTCAAACGCAGCTAAAATTTCACAACTAtagtagggtgaacttaagagtatggtacttttcgaatttaatCACGATTATGCATCACTGTTAGGTTTTAAAAGAGTGCACGATAGGAGATCCATTTTCTTAGACCGTTTTTTATAGTGGAAAATGATGTTGCTACTTTTATTTGACCTCGaaaattggtcagggttagtcttattaatttagggggggtatcgaattctctcatggccatttaCAGTTTCATCCTAACTAAGCTAGGTGCCTTGAAGTCCAtcaagagtttttccatcatttgccgcacagagaaaatctgattgttTGTGGGAGTTGCCTGAAACCCCTTTGATATCGACCGACAATTTCTCGTGCCTGTGGGGTTATCCGGCTGGCAAGATGGCGTAGAATATTttgtaaatggtactcagcaaggtgataGCGCTACTATTTATGGGTTAGGTAATACTTCATTACCAGTCAGCAGgcaatgattcgctgtctcaaACCTCGAACATAAGTTCCGTTGGATATACTTTCGTTTAGAATGGTGTTTTTTGTAAGTCACCAGGCTCGTTCAATTTTAGTGATAATTATGAGTCCTTCAATAATCCGGTAATAAAAGCAAATTGATTGGTGGAAAGCTTTGGTTCTTCTAGATGATTGATATGATTGACGTGTTGGATCGGTATTTGTTCGTTTATAGTTTCTTGTAACCAGAGTAAATTGGTTACGCAGTCAACGGTTCTTCCACTTGAATTTGATGTGCAGGATTCTTTGGGTTTTTGTAGATACTTATCTTCGCCCCTAACTAATGATAACCAAATCTGTTCATTTCGGTTAATGTAAGAATACTACAATGTGATAATCTATCTGCAGAATCTCAGGAGATAAGAGGATGTGGCTATTTCAAAAGTTAATAGGATCTGATTATCGGTCAAATCATGGAGCCGGATTCATTTCTGTATGAAGGCAACAAAATATGATTCTAATAAAATTGCTAGTATAAAGACCATATCTCTTACTAAACATAATCCAAAAGTAATTAGCCTCAGCGGCTTACCTCTTCAAATGTTCTGTTTCCCGCATGCCACTGGAAGTAAAAACATTGATCCTTCCAGTCAATCAATTCCAATCTCCAATCAGTACTCAGCTGTGTTGTGTGTAAATTGACATCAGAAGCGACTTcagattttataaattttaagcCAGAAAACACTACTCAAAGCCAACCTACTGTGATAAAGCTATAAATTTGAGCAAAGCAGAAAACCAACAAATAATAAGCAAAATGGAAAAAGCTGCAGTTAAGACGTACGAATCGTAAGTTGGCACGGGGATTGTTGATATGATTATTAAGGTTATGTGTACATACGTCAAAACGTGCGAgattttttcatattgttcgctgATTTGCATTGAAATGAGTGAGGCGCGAATCGGCAATGTCCCTGATGCAATTGCGGATGTGAATGGAGAGTCCGACGAAGGACCGCGGATAGGTCAAACGCACAACACCAACATGGTTTACTTCTCGTAGTCTTCGCACATCTGTTAAATGCTCTCTGCTTCTGCTTCAAATGTTCGTGCCAGGAAACGCTTCAAATgatttcctttccttctccgcagcaaaTTCTGGGATCAGACTGACAGTGACGACAGCGACATGGAAAATGACATCGATGTTGATAAATTAGCACCGCTGGAAATAGGACCAAACGAGAACAGACTTCAGTACAGTTACTGCCTTTGGTTTGCCCGCAAAGGGACACACTGTCCAGGGGACTACAGTAAATCTTTACATGTAGTCGGTCGGTGTGCAACGGTtgaacagtggtggtcactctACTGCCATTTAAAACGACCGACCGCTTTGAAACCGTTCAGAGAATTGAGCCTGTTTAAGCAAGGTATTAAGCCGATGTGGGAGGATCCAAGTAACCTGAAGGGCGGGCAGTGGGTGATTCGTTTGAAGAGGCATAAAATTGACAGGGCTTGGGAGAATGTGTGCATGGCTATGTTGGGCGAGCAGTTTCTAGTTGGACCTGAAATATGTGGAGTCGTTCTGACGACAAAGTACCCGGTAAGTATTATTTGATGTTTATTGCACAATTTGCATCTTAACTTTCATTTTTCTGTGGCTAACTCACGACAAGAGCGTATAAATTGAAATGACGAGACCCAGAAATGGAGCAAGGGGAAACAAGGTCTGCCATGCAGTGCCTTTGCTTGGTAAACGGGTCTTCTGAAAGAATTATCGCCGACTTTGTAGAAATATGAGAGAACTCACCTTGTACTACATCCGCACGCTGGTGCAGAGTGCGAATTGGGTAAAACACCAACAGAGGATGTATATAACGACATATCCTCGTCCCACACGCAAAATGGTAGAGGATAGATTTTTGAGCCAACTACGAAGTCCTCTCTTTTCAACTCCGTTGAAAAATTGCTGCACTCACCCCCTCCCCCTCTTAAAAAGTGATGGCAATTCAAAGGTGGAAGCATCAAAATATGATAAAATATGATTTGCCGGGATGTGGGATGAGGAGGAGGTTCCCCTTCTTCAACTCTGTTAAAAAatgggagggagggaaggagtCGCTCCGTCATAAAAATTTACGGCGTCCCAGGGCTAATTCATGTCATTAATAAACTTTTTGGTACAACAAACTTTAGATAAAGATCTGCGCATTGAGAATCGTGAACTAATGATCAAAAGAGAGAATGGGTTTATACTTCAAGGACAACCTTAGATAAGACTTGCAtctcatcatcctcatcaacggcgcaacaaccggtatccggtctaggcctgccttaataaggaatttcaTACATCCcagctttgcacagaggtcctccaattccatatccccaaaagctgtctggcgtcctggcctacgccattgctccatctgtcCTTATCCCTtaaattttccgggctggaccatcctcatccataccatgacccgtccaccgtagccggattttatacacaacctgacggtcatggtattgctcatagatttcgactTGCATCTATCACTTTAAATCAAAGACCCAAGACCAGTCGATGGTTTGTCAATCTCTCCAAATAGTCGTTCCAAGATTATGAGGGCAAGATGTTCCATCCGAAATCGGGTTGAGTCTAGAAAAAAAATGGTAAGGGTTCTGCAGCGAACGGTTCACAGAAAGAGAAATAGACCTATCGCCTACAATCAATTATATAGTTCTGATATCGTCGAATTAGCCCACCTCCGTACCTTTCGTTTCCCTTACTTTCAACGACGTAGAATCTTTCTCGATTTTTGCaccctcttcaaactctctaCCGGCCTAATAGACTGCTCCGCCTCTGCTGATATCGTCCTTCGAAACGCGTCATACAACACGCGTAACGTTGACATTTTCGCTTAACTCGAAGTTtatttccattcctcgatcccgAGACTATGTCGGAGTTATAATGCACTACAGCTTGGTCCCGTGGACGTTTTAAGTGTAAACTACGATCTttgctttttccttcttctgagggcaatatatatttggatttttttctgtttattgtccgtttaataaataaataaactcttTGACGAAGGAGGAAATCTTAAATGGAACAGCGTTCCCTGTGGAATATATACGAATATAGTAATAAACTACAGGAAATTCGGACAAATCGATGGAATAACATCTACCGACAACAATTAACCTGTTGTTTGAATGGTCTACCATCAGCCTTTCCTTCCTAAGAAAAAAATCGCTACCAATAAGGAATCCATAGGAATACGTGCacaaaatagagaaaattgTTACGATAAGAGAACGGTGTTGCATTACCTTggcaccaaggctgtcaaccagaAAAACtaccctaacaggtttgccagtcgtgaatatGCAGTGCACGAGATAACATTTTGAATGggacggcacgtgctggagttaacccgaatgctagcggTCAGGTCACATAGATTTACccacgtgccttgactcaataATCAAATAACTAATCCCAACCGGGGTAAGCaactctaatagagacgtgaaaTCTCGAGGCGGGTTAATATCACCGAAAATTCCTTCCCCAAAGGGGGAGATAAACTACCTAACGACCTAACAAGGGAGGGGACaaagtcacaaaaaaaaaataacgcgcAGAGAAATCGACGGGGAAGGATTAGCTCCGCGTTGATTCTTTCACCTACACGACGAATGGCTTCGTCTTCCTTCTTCTTCGGCGGCCCACCCCAACCTTCGCTCTCTACCGCTTCAAATATAATGGAGGAACCCTAAATACACTGGAGGACGGATGCTTTTCAGGAGAAGGTTGGAGAGAAAATAATATTTGCGGAATCATTATTTAAACTTCTCAATAACAAACAATAACAAAAACAGttgtcaaaaaaaaaccatGCCTTTTCGAGCGGCAAAGCAGCCGAACTACCGACTTGTAACTAACAAAAGCTATCAAAGATTTCAATTATTTACTTTTCCGCCAAACAGAGGACAATATCAATATTTGTAGTAAAATAAAAGTGTTAAAAGCTGTCGATGGCTATCTTATGACATAACATCCAAAGTCGGAGAAATAAAACGTATCTCAAGCACTGCGGGAATACACATATTTGTTGGTCAGCTCTTGTCCTCtctcacttcgataagaaaaacaagttGCCAGCAGAGATGAAAAAAAGACAACTTACTGCCAAAGGGAACGACACGAGTGTTATTATTTTATCGGTGAAACTTCCTAGTCAAGCCGTGAATTTTTACAGGACAAAAAAGCGTTCGGTTGGCGGGGCTTTCCAGTCAAGATCGCAATTGCGTTTTTTGCATCTTCATTGATATTGGTTCCCATTTATATGATGGTATTGGTGCATGTGGCTGCGTTTGTAAAAGAAAGTTTCCAGCTCTGTGTCAAAGTCAACAGTAGAAGGCGGCGATTCGAAtaatatagtaatgtactgtCCTTTATCCTAGTTTCACCTCTTGTCTATAATCTTCTTAGTCCTACACTTTAGAAGTTTGACGTTGTTCCAGCGAAACAGTAATTCATTTGCTAGAGGAAAAAACATGAGTCGTAACAGAAATAGCCACCTTACATCAGATCAGAATTGATACCTATTATTCAATCCTAAAATGTTTTAGTTAAACCCATATTTGAATGCGAATATTAATCCAATTCTTTAATTTAATAGGAGGACAGTTTATCGGTCTGGAACCGAACTGCAACAGATCACGCATGTACAGCAAGAATCCGGGATACGCTACGTAGAATACTAAATTTACCTCTAAACACTCCTGTGGAGTATAAGGCACACTGTGATAGCCTGAAATATGCAGCCATGTAAGTTACAAACGTAAAAACACTCATTACAAATACTTTTTTCATATCCATCGCTTAATTTCTTTCCAGGGCGAAAGGAAATAATAGTGTTAAAAGCTGAAAACAAGCAATAACTATGACTGAATAGACAAAAAATACTATGGCAAACAAATGCAAACAAATCCTTTCAATAAAATGCAAGAAATCTTTGAAGgatgtttatatttttatgaatgtCAGGCTTGCCCTCAGTATAAGTTTTTACAGACGTTCAATGTATGCGtcttcaattaattaaaacCAGTTTTTATCTAGAAGAAGAAAAGAGCCAATCCATCCTGAAAAAAAGGAATTTGACGATTATATCAAAATTTTCCGTCCTCGCACAAATTGCGACCCAGTAAAGCGTctttcaatgaaattttaaatgGTTATAACGGAACCGCTAGTAAAAGAAACAGGAACTAATCGAAGGAGAACCAATCTACGAAACCAAAACCCGCTGAGAATGGTTGGCGGTCTACACTGTACCTTACCTTCAAAGTCAACTGGAGCTCTTTGATTCTTGTTCATTTACCTATACTAAAGATTGAAGTCTAGCACCAATATCTTTCCATTGTATCATTTGGTAATTGGAAATCGCTTCGCTTACTCTAATCCTGGAACATTAAACCCATTGACTTGAGAGATAAGTTGTATGCATAAAAACTGTGGTTTTCTTTGTAACTTTTGTGTCAGGACAGAAAATAGCCGCTACAGATTGAGAAAACCTACTAACCAACCGTCAACGCATATCAGGAATAAAGACAAAACGAGAGTGCAGAAGCCATATGATACACCACTAGATGACGAAATACAGGGAATACCAAAACATAAAGGAGAAGAGATCAATTGGAGCTAAATATGGCAcgcagaaagaagaaaaaagcttaATGACAAGGGTAGAGTTAAATCGGCAACCTCAACCACAACCAAAGGAGATGGATGCAATCTTCCCAGGAGTTATTGCATTTCAACTCGGCAGCTAAATCCGCGGTACTATATTTTTGATGTTagaaaatcaatcaattgaTGAGGTCCAAGCATTATTAGGTGAACAAAAATGCAGAAAAAGCTCTCGGGATAGATGAAATGCGAGTGTAACTGTGAAAAAAGTGTAGATGACATTTCACTTATCTCCTAGACGGATTTATTTTTCGAATATGGACGGAAGTGTATCTACCTCAGCGCTGGTAGAAAAGCGTCATACGCTACATATAAAGTCTAACAGAAATTGTCGAAAGAAAGTTGAGTCGACATAGGGAgaaaaatttttggcaaatGCCAAGGAAGATTTAGaaccataaaattttcaaaatggactAAACAGCTTAATATATGCTGGGAATTCCAAAACAACGTatactaaaaataaattttgtttcgggatgagcttgtccttagcccaccatctacttgatggcgggctgcacatttttttttgcagcccgccatcaagtagatggtgggctaaaGACAAGCTCATCccgaaacaaaatttatttttattagctCTAACCAGTTCTAGGTTCAAACAAATGCGTTTTCGGTCGttgtaattcatacccttggcgggttttgaattgcatataaacgagccaattgccacctgttgccgctttcggtcacgctgctccgcagggtagaggcgctgaggcagcgtctgatcgcctctgccctgcgatcgaaaccgtatagcaaatatttaaaatttttaaacgtATACTAAGTTTTACTTGACTTTAGGCAGGTACATGAAATTATAGATCgaacttttctctataaaattgTGCTTGATAtcaccaaaactaatatcaccgAGTTCCTACCCCAAATTTATTGCTAAAATAAAAAGAAGGTCTCGTCGCCATGCTCTTCGATTTAAGGTTAGTACGTCTCCAGAAGGATTCGTGTGCCCGCCGTCAAAACGCTCCTcatcaaattaaatcaaatgGATGATATTAACATAATGACACACATAATACCTGATACGGGACAAACTTTTCCAAATTTATAGTTAGTATAAAAAATCGGTTTTAGAGATAACGCCACAGTACTTTGCTGATATCGCATTTGACCGGGAAACTACAACATTGATTATGTGGATACATTCACCTAGTTTGTCAACCAAATGAGAGAAGACAACAATGAAGTGGATGAGATTGAGCGGCAAATAAGGTGCTTTTCGGAGTTTCCGAAGTTGAAATCAAATAAGATAAACAGAAAACTATAGTAATGTCTGTCGTTAGGGTACGGGCAAGAACGAAgacattggaaaacaaaatcagtATTTTTGAGTGTTGATGGATCGAACTCGAGAACCTAGTGCAACCGTGAACTGTACAGTCTCTATGATGGACTCAGGTACATCCACTATGACAGAATTTCTTAAACTGCTTTGGGCTGGCCATGTGAAGCGCTTGAATTTGTTATGTTGCTATCCATTCCAGTTTTCAGAAGCCCAAATGCCATGACAAACCTCCAATGGATTTAACTTCGTTGTgtaacttttttatttacaaatatGAAGGAACTTTCTTTGCGTCGTCTTCGCTCAACAGATTCCGCGCATCTGACTAAATAATAAAGCCTtattttctctttgtttttaATACCTATCCGAATCTCAAATATTTTGATTACTACATGTATTATACGGAAAAAAAACTCAATTTCCTCGGGGTGGTTACTTTCAAAATATGGGTACCTtgaatcaaaataaataaaaatagtaaATTTGTTTCTAAAACGAGATAAAATTATATAGTTCTCGCCATCTGGACAAGTCACTTGATATATTCCGCTTTAATTTGGTCTTTGAGGGATCCTAGCCTGTTTTTAAGTTAATGCATCCTACTCGATGGCACCATGTCGATGTTCAAACTTTTCATCGCTTTTTGAAGCTTCGACGAAGCAGAcgtgaactccgccatgctattaacatagaatGCTAGACCTAAGATcagataaaggaggaaggtttgcggcaatgtactttgtactgtcctcagtaaaacaaaaataaaatgctgagatcagggaaagaggcaaataaagtatagtactatgctaaatcctacctgatctctcctggtgacaggccccgcgacaggtcggccaagaaaatgcatccactgTCGTTAGAGACCAAATTGGATTGGATccagtaacaagcctcggaaaaatgctagggcgtccacctctgtcgacgcggcaggacgggtcccggcccacctgtcagcgcaactgaggtcgaggaggtaataaaacggatgaaatcggagaaagccacaGGTCCTGACGACGTCGCATCTGAGctatggaaagcgaagagctgggacccaacctTGTGGCTCAGTAAATTAATCGGGGTatttaggaaggtagaacaccatctgactggcaggaaAGTACCATGGTTCCAATAtgtaaaaagaaaggtagtccagcagaatgttcaaattaccgcccgatccggttactctcccatatcatgaagatttttgaacgtattcttgacaaccgtattcgcgaaatcgttgaaagaaccgtgaatcaagccagatttgtcaaaaactgcggaaccactgacacaatacacactgcgcggttactcatggagaaacaccgtgagaagtgttgccctctttacattgcctttctggatctggagaaagcgtttgaccgtgtgcttcacgaactcatctggtatgctgtaCGGCAACAataagtgccagaagaacttgtgcgctgggctcaattactctaccacgatctgaaaagtgaagttcgaagtgtggcgggtgtatcaaaaccgcttcgtgtctttgttggtgttcatcaaggaagcgccctctcagcactcctctttattcttgttatggacacaatcacacgggatatccaacgtccagcgccctatacactgctttatgcaggtgatgttttcctagcatctgatagcaaaaatgatctccagcaacttatccaaaaatggaatgatcccctcatgcaacacggtctcagattgaatctcaataaaactaaatttttgacgaccgatccctatgaagaaggcataatcactgtcagtgacctgcccagaactgagcgatttaaatacctcgagtcaacgctatcagccaatggcacACTGCgttatctaaaatttatcgcaatgatgtccgttctgtcgctctctatggttctgagtgttgctggcgtcttgcggtaatggagacgaagatgttgcgttggactaatgtcgtgtcacgttttgatcacatccgaaatgaggatatccgcgaccgatatggggttgcaccaaacgtgaaaaaactgcgagcgaggcgtgttcgatggtatagtcacgtaattcgcgccaacgagaatgcacttgccaagattggtttgaacatcgaagtcgttgctaaacgaccaaaaggccgtccgaaacaacgaggccgatcacgacgcgccgaccccgcttgtgaatcagacaaaggctgaagaaaaagaagacgacgcggCAGTGTGTGACCCCTATTCTTCCTTTCCCTTCCAAGCTGTTGACGAGGAATGTCAGTGCCCGTATTTCTTAACGTTTCGCCTTTTAGTAATCGATGGTTCAAAGCCGCTCTTCACCCCAGTGTCGACGATataatccttttctttcgaaaatTTTTTAGGACTGAGGCGCACGGTGACCAGTCTGTGGATCACTACATGAAAAGGGGCCATACCTTATAATTTTTCCGACATTGTGCAATGTAACGTAGTCGTGGGCAGCAATTAATGATAATCATCTTTCCATGCCAAATGTATTTCCTTCTTCTCACCAAAAAAGCAACCAGTTCTGTTTCtaaataattaactttattggtaTATAATAAAGGTCATATATAAAGtagaataatttgaaaatgcTCTTGGCCCTTTAACTTAAGAATCTAATTGTTCCTCTTAAACTGATTCATCGAAACTTTTAAGATCGAACAAATACACGTTCGAAATGAGACAATCTCCGACCTGAAAATTGGAAATCATTTAATTTATAAAATCCAAACATAAGTTAAAAACTTACAGCTGGTGAGATGCCAACAAGTGCGTCAGCATGACCATAGAATTCCTCTTTGAGCGATATAACAATTGTCTGCAAGTTTGTAGTATTTTCACGAATGTAAGATGCAACTTTTCCGATATTAGTATTATCTAAAGCTGCGTCGATTTCATCCAGTACGAAAAATGGTGCGGGTTGGAaactataaaataaatttttaaattggttAGTAGAGTTAGGGAAGAAAACTAAtgcaaaaatacacaaatcctgTAACTAACAATTAAATAAACAACTAATCTAGCTAGTTCCTAGCTAATTCCCCTTCCCCTGCAGAAAGAGTATATGATTGACGAAAGCAGaagttttccaataaaaaatatttaaaatatactGATCAGATGTAACGAATCTTACCTGTGTATCGCAAATAAAAGAGCAAGTGCAGCAATTGTCTTTTCTCCACCGCTAAGATTACTCATCGGTTGGAAACGTTTACCAGGTGCAACACAATTATAGTTGATACCATCCAAATATGGCTCTTCTGGATTATCAGGTCCAAGATAAGCCTGTGCAGCATCGTTTCTTGCCAATTGTTTGTAAATGCCGTCTATCGCTTCAGCCACATGTACACTGCATCGATTAAATTTGTCCGTGcgttcatttttaattttctcaaaTGCCGCTTTAGCTTTCTTGGCTTTTTTACGAGCATTTTCGAACTCCTCATTTGTCGATGCCACCTTCTGAGAGACGTGATCTAACTTTTGCATAGCCTTCATGTTTGGTGTTTGAATTCGTTCCAAAGTGTCCAATTTTGATTGCAGCTCCTTTTGTAGTGATTCATTCACTTTTTTGAATGCTGAATCATCTTTTAGTTTTGTGTATTCTCGCGGTAAAGATGAGTAATCAACCTCAATACTAAAAAGATATATTTGATGTTTCTCCAAAccaaatataaaatgaaagataaattacttgttttctttttccaatATCATTGAAGTAGTTGTGCTTGGATTCTCTGAGTCACTCTGACGGACAGCGTCATCTAACGATCCTCTTAGAAGTGGTATTCTCAAACAGTCCATCTACAAAATGTAACCTATAAATTAAATGTATTCGCATTAATTTGAGACGAACACCTCACCTTAGCCTGCAAGAGCAAGTTATGACGTTCATTTTTCTTCGTCTCAATTTTCGACTCAATACTCGAAGCTTGGCTGGTTAGATTATGAATTTCCTTAGCTAAATTAGCAACATCTCGACGAGCCTTGAATATAAAAGTTATAATTCCAAACGCACATTATAACCAATTCACCTcacttttgaaatttcttcctCCATCTCATCTGAAGCAGATTTCTTGGTTTGCTTCTGCTGCTTAAGTTGTTCAATTTTATCTTTATCCTGGTCGATTTCCTTGCGATAACGGGCTTCGGCTGATTTTAGTCCCTCTAGAGCATCCTGCTCATCCTGAACAGTTCGTTCCCAACGTTCAACGTTCTCTAGAATaatcaaaaaatttaaattatattcaaattttaaaCTACTTCAGTTAAATATTTACTTCGAGTATCTTTCTCTTTTTCAAAATCCAACCGCGTGTTGATCGTATCGATTTGTTGCTCAAAGTCGGCACGTTTCCTAGCCCGCTCTTGCTGCATAACTAATTCACGTTCCTCGAACTGGCGAATGTTCTGAACGCCGATGCGGCGACAAAAGTTGGCAAATACTATATCCTCTACGTTATTCATGTTCTCTTTTATCTCCTGAATCTTTTGGTCACGTTTTAGCATACGACGTTCGATCTCAGCTATCTTAGGCTAAAATCACACATTTTCGTATCACACATAGGAACATAGGAGTGAGAAATTCAACTACTTACGCCAAACTCCTGAACCGAATCCTGAAGATCTTGAAGTTGTCTGTCGAACTGACTGATTGTTTTTTTCGATGATTCCAAATCAACCATGCTGTATTTGAGGCGATTTTCCAGGCCCTGCAAAAATATGCTATTCAAATTATCCTTTGAGAGTTTTAGATTAGAATAATTACTTTAATTTGACTCTCAACAGTTGCCAGTTCACTTTGCTTCCTGGATTGTTTTATCAACTCTTTCAGTTCTTCATTCAACTTCTCCTTTTGCATTTTCAGT
The window above is part of the Hermetia illucens chromosome 3, iHerIll2.2.curated.20191125, whole genome shotgun sequence genome. Proteins encoded here:
- the LOC119653071 gene encoding eukaryotic translation initiation factor 4E type 2 isoform X2 → MEKAAVKTYESKFWDQTDSDDSDMENDIDVDKLAPLEIGPNENRLQYSYCLWFARKGTHCPGDYSKSLHVVGRCATVEQWWSLYCHLKRPTALKPFRELSLFKQGIKPMWEDPSNLKGGQWVIRLKRHKIDRAWENVCMAMLGEQFLVGPEICGVVLTTKYPEDSLSVWNRTATDHACTARIRDTLRRILNLPLNTPVEYKAHCDSLKYAAMAKGNNSVKS
- the LOC119653071 gene encoding eukaryotic translation initiation factor 4E type 2 isoform X3, which translates into the protein MENDIDVDKLAPLEIGPNENRLQYSYCLWFARKGTHCPGDYSKSLHVVGRCATVEQWWSLYCHLKRPTALKPFRELSLFKQGIKPMWEDPSNLKGGQWVIRLKRHKIDRAWENVCMAMLGEQFLVGPEICGVVLTTKYPEDSLSVWNRTATDHACTARIRDTLRRILNLPLNTPVEYKAHCDSLKYAAMAKGNNSVKS
- the LOC119653071 gene encoding eukaryotic translation initiation factor 4E type 2 isoform X1; its protein translation is MVFFVSHQARSILVIIMSPSIIRKFWDQTDSDDSDMENDIDVDKLAPLEIGPNENRLQYSYCLWFARKGTHCPGDYSKSLHVVGRCATVEQWWSLYCHLKRPTALKPFRELSLFKQGIKPMWEDPSNLKGGQWVIRLKRHKIDRAWENVCMAMLGEQFLVGPEICGVVLTTKYPEDSLSVWNRTATDHACTARIRDTLRRILNLPLNTPVEYKAHCDSLKYAAMAKGNNSVKS